TCGCAATTTCCCCAAAAGGGTTTCCCCGTAGAATTGAGCCGCCCGCTGCGTCACACCGTCTGCTCGTTGCACGTTCGAACACGCCGTTTCGTCCACTTACTCAAGGAGACCACCGACATGTCATCCCAGCCTGACCATATCCTGGAAATCACGTTCGATGACGCCGCTCTCGAACTCGCGCCGCGCGCTGGCGGGCGGCTAATGACGTGGCGCGTCGGCGGTGAGCCCGTTATTTTCTGGCCGGCTGCGCCGGATTGGTCCAATTTCGTGAAGATTCGCGGCGGCAATCCGTTGTTGTTTCCGTTTCTCGGCCGCCATTTCGTTGACGGCGAAATCGGCAAATGGCGCGATCAGGAAGGCGTCGTGCACGAACTCCCCATGCACGGCTTCGCGCGCGATCTGCCGTTCGAACACCGCAAAGACGCGGATGGCCACGGCGTGCGAATGACGCTCGTGGACAATGATTTCACGCGCCGGGGTTATCCGTTCGCGTTTCGTTTCGAGGCGGCATACAGGCTGGTCGATGCCGTGACGCTCGATGTGGAACTCACCACGTCGAACCCCGGCGAAGTGCCGCTGCCCTACTACGCGGGCCATCACTTCTACTTCGTCCTGCCGCACGACCAGCGCGGCATCAGCAGCCTGGAATTGCCTCGCACGGAAAGCCGCCGGCAACTCAGCAATGGCGCCATCAGTGACCCGCAAGCGGGAGCCGCGCGCTACACACTGGACGACGCGAATATTCTGGACCGTTTTCATTGTTTTACCGGTCCTTCCGACAATCCGGTGCGCCTGGTCACGCCGGGTTTGAAACGCGCGGTGAATTTCGATCTGCAACGCCCCGACTCGGTACCCTGGTACTCCGTGACAACCTGGACCGAAGCGCCCACATCGGATTTCTACTGCGTCGAGCCATGGGTCGGACTTCCCGATGCCATTCACAACGGCCACGGACTACGCTGGCTCGCCCCGGGAAAGACCGAAACGGCAGCGCTGCGGCTGACCGTTTCGCCGGCGGCTTG
This window of the Caballeronia sp. SBC1 genome carries:
- a CDS encoding aldose epimerase, producing the protein MSSQPDHILEITFDDAALELAPRAGGRLMTWRVGGEPVIFWPAAPDWSNFVKIRGGNPLLFPFLGRHFVDGEIGKWRDQEGVVHELPMHGFARDLPFEHRKDADGHGVRMTLVDNDFTRRGYPFAFRFEAAYRLVDAVTLDVELTTSNPGEVPLPYYAGHHFYFVLPHDQRGISSLELPRTESRRQLSNGAISDPQAGAARYTLDDANILDRFHCFTGPSDNPVRLVTPGLKRAVNFDLQRPDSVPWYSVTTWTEAPTSDFYCVEPWVGLPDAIHNGHGLRWLAPGKTETAALRLTVSPAA